Proteins from a genomic interval of Clostridium sp. AN503:
- a CDS encoding aconitase family protein, whose protein sequence is MGTFIETMLGGSAGSVVTVEPDYIVINDGVSHAAVEAISTVAEPEKVLVIYDHDVPAGRPEAAAVLRKNLEFAERFGCPYIQAEGVGYQYMLNEVVKPGQIIIGGGSHGSIFGAKGALGINVSIPELARVVETGRYSIVVPETEYVTMTGSLQEGVGIMDAALAFLSRSRELNRKAVEFYCPTLDRHQKEVLCSMACQTGAYAAGMTEQRPESGFVLDLLSVKPMVMMPCGCRTDQQNAEICEKSKVEGLAVKAGQIGGYTGGTIEELRKAAAMIEGKKLAFGFRLTVCPATSRDYIQAMEEGLLHKFIDYGAQISAAGDHSVVVQGPGAMGPGERLVTTGLYTFAGAMGCEDAEVYTASVESVMAASSSKEM, encoded by the coding sequence ATGGGGACATTTATTGAAACTATGCTTGGAGGGTCTGCCGGAAGCGTTGTTACGGTAGAACCGGATTATATTGTGATTAATGATGGCGTATCACATGCTGCCGTGGAAGCGATTTCCACGGTGGCAGAACCGGAAAAAGTTCTTGTTATTTATGACCATGATGTTCCGGCCGGGAGACCGGAGGCGGCAGCCGTTCTGCGGAAAAACCTGGAGTTTGCAGAGCGGTTTGGCTGTCCGTATATCCAGGCTGAGGGCGTAGGCTATCAGTACATGTTAAATGAGGTGGTAAAGCCAGGTCAGATCATCATCGGCGGAGGTTCTCACGGAAGTATCTTTGGAGCAAAAGGCGCATTGGGTATCAATGTCAGCATCCCTGAGCTTGCGAGAGTGGTGGAGACCGGACGCTACAGCATTGTAGTGCCGGAGACGGAATATGTGACGATGACCGGAAGTCTGCAGGAGGGAGTGGGCATCATGGATGCAGCGCTTGCGTTTCTGAGCCGGAGCAGGGAGCTGAACCGGAAAGCAGTTGAATTCTATTGCCCAACGCTGGACCGGCACCAGAAAGAGGTGCTTTGCAGTATGGCCTGCCAGACCGGAGCTTATGCGGCAGGCATGACAGAGCAGAGGCCGGAAAGCGGTTTTGTCCTGGATCTTTTAAGTGTAAAGCCCATGGTGATGATGCCCTGCGGATGCAGAACTGATCAGCAGAATGCGGAGATCTGTGAAAAGAGCAAAGTAGAAGGGCTTGCAGTGAAGGCCGGACAGATCGGCGGTTACACTGGTGGGACCATAGAAGAACTGCGAAAGGCGGCAGCTATGATAGAGGGCAAAAAACTGGCATTTGGTTTCCGCCTGACCGTCTGCCCGGCTACCAGCAGAGATTATATTCAGGCCATGGAAGAGGGACTCCTTCACAAGTTTATCGACTATGGTGCACAGATCAGCGCAGCCGGCGACCATAGTGTGGTCGTCCAGGGTCCGGGGGCGATGGGGCCCGGGGAGCGTCTTGTGACCACAGGCCTGTATACGTTTGCAGGTGCAATGGGATGCGAAGATGCAGAAGTTTATACTGCTTCGGTTGAGTCTGTTATGGCAGCCTCGTCCAGCAAAGAGATGTAA